In the Nerophis ophidion isolate RoL-2023_Sa linkage group LG19, RoL_Noph_v1.0, whole genome shotgun sequence genome, tgcaacaggagtgatgaagcatgcgcggtagcccggtataggttgtgtcgccatgacggcatcttgtatgttgtgatatgcacgctctgaaagcaaacgttaagaactcagccaacactcctcgtctgcattattcataaatagactgacaacacaaatactccgctgcttcacaggccgctggatatagccggcaaagtattcccatgatagctagccggtctagcaagcacgcgtcattcagtccaaaacggcccgatctatccacatccagaattgtctggcggtcgtaagtgatcccggagtgaccacactTTAAGCCAGCCAGAAATTTGCAggattgtccggtatttttgccaaatgttccatctttaccaagagcccctcaacgtcgggcgacgccatcttgttaaaaaaaggcgttaacaaaataaaagcatgtaaacaacattagCAAatttgcgataaaataattgtcggcgttaatagattgatgagttaactcataattaacgcactaatttgcccacccctaatatatatatatatatatatacatatatatatatatatatatatatatgtatatatatatatatatatatatatatatatatatatatatatatatacatatataagtatatatatatatatatatatatatatgtgtgtgtgtgtgtgtgtgtaaaaaatatatataattgtatatataatttTCTGATatgtgttatgtatatatatatatatatatatatatatatatatatatatatatatatatatatatatatattagaggtgtaacggtacacaaaaatttcggttcggtacgtacctcggtttagaagtcatggttcggttcattttcggtacagtaagaaaacaacaaaatataaatttgttggttattatttaccaaatttgtaaacaatggcataacatacatatacacacaaggtccattgccaaggttaatgtggtcaacatatataaaataaaaactaaataagataaggctcagaatggtctccacatataaagtgtttttttgattgattgattgagacttttattagtagattgcacagtacattacatattccgtacaattgaccactgaatgcaaacaccccaataagtttttcaacttgtttaagtcggggtccacgttcatcaacacccccttatttaatttttcaaaatatttgtaTAACATATGCATTTCTTGCCTGGTGTATATGTTGTCTGGGAAGTCAGATGGGtctatgtattttttgtttgtgtgtttgcatgaaaaaaagagacattaaCGTCATGTTGGCATGGACACGGAAGTTCCCTTTAATAAAAGTCATTTATAAACATCTAGAAAGTATGGACATGAAAAGTGAATACAGGCTAGGACATGAGAGAACATTAGAAAAATGAAGACAAGATGATCGCTCAAAAATAGACTTTCTGCGTTTGGAACCTCCTCCCCCGGGAACAAATTGCATAGTTTGCTGCACGTTATTGCTCGATGATTGGCGAAACGGAGAACACGAGGACATTCAGAAGTGCTACACACGAGGCGACGTCATTACGGACTGAAAGAGAAACAAGATGGCCGCCTGTCCTCCGGCATCCTCACGACTCGTGGAAAATGGCATTGAGCGGGGGGGCGCCCATCAGCCGCTCATGGTGTGGGTGTCCCTCAAATCCCATCAGGCCGTCCACCTGCAGGTCCCCACACCGCGGATTGGACCCTCCGCCCCCGTAGAGGGCCCCTCCGCCGTAGTGCACGCCGAAGGAGAAGGTCTTGTCGTATTCCGACGCCGCCTCGTGTTTGAAGGAGGACGAGAAGTTCCCGTTGATGCTGAGCGGCGGGCTGAGGGGCGGGTCGAAAGGCGGGCTGTCCGACACCAGGACGCCGTCAAAGAAGGGTTCCATTGGGCCATAGGGTTGACCTTTCACCTGGTGGAAGATGTGAGAGGGGTCCATGGTGCCGTAGGGGGGGCTGGGCAGGCCCGGCGTCAGCCCAGGACTCTGGTAGGAGAAGTAGGCGGCGCACCCCGGTGGGGGAAGGTGGGAGGGCAGGTCGGGCGTCTGCTCGGGCAGAAAGGTGCGAGGGTTCAGCTGCAAGCAGCCCGCCACTAGGTTGGTGGTCGGCTGGGACAGACctggcaaacacacacacactatgtgagTGAACACATGAATTATTCAGCCAATGTACTGATGCATAAAGTGAGTGAACTCATGAATGAATGTGAAATGAACTCATAGCTGTACTAATGAATGTCAATTGAACTAATTAGTGTTCAAATAAAATGAAGGGAACTAATGAATACATGAACTCATAAATTAATGATAGAATGATTTCCTGACTGTACTAATGAATGACTGTACTAACAAAGTGAGTGTACTAATGAATGAATGTCAAATGAAATAATGTCTGTACCAATGAATGACTGAACTAATGACTGTACTAATGAATGACTGAACTAATGAATAAATGAACTTGTGAATTAATGATGAATAAACTAATGACTGCACTAATGAATGTCAAATGAAATAATTACTGTTCAAATAACATGAAGGGAAGTAATGAATACATGAACTCATAAATTAATGATAGAATGATTTGATGACTGTACTAACAAAGTGAGTGAACTAATGAATTCATTTCAAATTAAATAATGGCTGTACCAATGAATGACTGAACTAATGCCTGTACTAATGAATGACTGGACTAATGAATAAATGAACTTGTGAATTAATGATGAATAAACTAATGACTGCACTAATGAATGTCAAATTAACTAATTACTGTTCAAATAAAATGAAGGGAACTAATGAATACATGAACTCATAAATTAATGACAGAATGATTTAATGATTGTACTAACAAAGTGAGTGAACTAATGAATGAATGTCAAATGAAATAATGGATGTACTAATGAATTACTGAACTAATGACTGTACTAAtgaatgactgaaataatgaaTAAATGAACTTGTGAATTAATGATGGTATGAACTAATGACTGTACAAACGGGTGACTGAACTAATGACTACTAGTAACATTAATAAACTACTCAATGAATGAACTAATTAATTAATGTCAAATGAACAGATTACTGAACTAATGAATTAATGTCAAATTAACTAATGACTGTAGTAGTAATGAATGACTGAACTAATGACTGTACTAATGAATGACTGAACTAATGAATAAATTAACTTGTGAATTAATGATGAATAAACTAATGACTGCACTAATGAATGTCAAATGAAATAATTACTGTTCAAATAAAATGAAGGGAACTAATGAATACATGAACTCATAAATTAATGATAGAATGATTTAATGACTGTACTAATGAATGACTGTACTAACAAAGTGAGTGAACTAATGAATGAATGTCAAATGAAATAATGGCTGTACTAATGAATGACTGAACTAATGACCGTACTAATGAATGACTGAAATATAATGAATAAATGAACTTGTGAATTAATGATGGAATGAACTAATGACTGTACAAACGGGTGACTGAACTAATGACTACTAATAAAATTAATAAACTACTAAATGAATGAACTAATTAATTAATGTCAAATGAACAGATTACTGAACTAATGAATAAATGTCAAATTAACTAATGACTGTAGTAGTAATGAACGATTGAAAACTAATGACTGTACTAGCAAAATGAAGGAAACTAATGAATAAATTCACTTGTGAATTAATGGACAAATTAACTAATGATTGCAAAAATGAATGACTACTAATAAAATGAATGAACGATCAAATGaactaatgaatgaatgaattagtgAACTAATAGATTCATGATGGAATGAAATAATGACTATAGTAATGAATAAATGACTTTACTAATGGCTGTACTGATAAAATGAATGAACCAATGTAAGAATGATCAAAATGAACTAATTAATAATCAAATGAACTAAAGACTATTCTAATAAGTGACTGAACTAATGACTATATTGATATAATGAATAAACGAATGAACTAAATGTATGAGTAAAGCAATAACTGTATTAATAAAATGTATGAACTAAGGAATAAATGATCAAATGAACTCATGAATTAATGATGGAATGAACTAATAACTACAGTATTAATGAATGACTGAACTAATGATTATACtaattaaatgaataaatgatcAAATGAATAACTTAATTAATGATGGAATGAGCTAATGACTGTACTAATGAATGACTGAACTAATGATTGtacaaattaaatgaaaaaataatcgAATTAACTAATGTTTTCATAAATTAATGAAGGACTGAAGTAATGAATTAATGATCAAATGAACTAATGACTGTACTAATAAATGACTAACTCATGTCTGTACTAACAAAATGACTAAACTACTGAATGAATTATCGAATTGACTAATGAATGAACTATTGAATTAATGTCAAATGAAATAATGACTGTACtaataaaattaattaattaattaatcaacAAATGACTGTAATATTAAATGTACTAATGAATTGTACTATTGATTGTGGTAATGTGTGACTGTATTAATAAATGAAATGACTAATGACTACTAGTGAATGAATGAACTAATGAATCAATTATATAATTAACTAATGAAGGACTGAACTGACAGTACTAATAACACGAATGAACTAATGAACGAATGGTCGGATTAATTAATgattgaatgaataaatgaacagaTAAATGAATTCATAATCATATTAATTATTGATTAAATGAACTAGTGACTGTACTAACTAATGAACAGAATAATTAATGAATTATTTAATGTATTAATGATTGAATAAACTAATGGCTGTATGAATGGATGAACAAACTAATGAACAgatgaatgaattaattaacaAATTAACTAATGACTGTATTAATGACTGAATGAGTGAACTAATTAATTAATGATTAGATAAACTATTGACTAATGTGTTAAACAAATAAATAGATGAGGGAATGAATGATCACATTAATTAATGATTGAATGAACTCATGAATGGATGAATTAATGATTGAATGATCTAATGACTGTATGAATGGATGAACAAACTAATGaacaaatgaataaatgaatgaactAATGACTGTATCAATTAATGAATGAGTGAACTAATGAGTTAATGATTAGATGA is a window encoding:
- the neurod1 gene encoding neurogenic differentiation factor 1 isoform X2, whose amino-acid sequence is MTRSLRDEQTFGEAEDQQEQRSPTAGGGAEDEEEDEEHHMMEDDEEEEEEEEEEEEEDGENKPKRRGPKKKKMTKARQQRFKVRRMKANARERNRMHGLNDALESLRKVVPCYSKSQKLSKIETLRLAKNYIWALSEVLRSGKAPDLMAFVQALCKGLSQPTTNLVAGCLQLNPRTFLPEQTPDLPSHLPPPGCAAYFSYQSPGLTPGLPSPPYGTMDPSHIFHQVKGQPYGPMEPFFDGVLVSDSPPFDPPLSPPLSINGNFSSSFKHEAASEYDKTFSFGVHYGGGALYGGGGSNPRCGDLQVDGLMGFEGHPHHERLMGAPPLNAIFHES